One segment of Vibrio agarivorans DNA contains the following:
- the malG gene encoding maltose ABC transporter permease MalG: MAMVQGKSLKYRVWATHIAMWAFLSLIIFPLLMIIAISFREGNFATGSLIPENPSLEHWKLALGFSVEKADGTIVPPPFPVLTWLWNSIKVAGISSILIVCLSTTSAYAFARMKFKGKNTILKAMMIFQMFPAVLALVALYALFDKLGQYIPFLGLNTHGGLIFAYLGGIALHVWTIKGYFETIDGSLEEAAALDGATPWQAFRLVLLPLSVPILAVVFILSFIMVVGEVPVASLLLSDVNSYTLAVGMQQYLHPQNYLWGDFAAAAVLSAFPITIVFLLAQRWLVGGLTAGGVKG; encoded by the coding sequence ATGGCAATGGTTCAAGGTAAATCACTTAAATACCGCGTTTGGGCTACTCACATCGCAATGTGGGCATTCCTATCGCTGATCATCTTCCCACTACTGATGATTATCGCTATCTCGTTCCGTGAAGGTAACTTCGCAACCGGTAGCCTAATCCCAGAGAATCCATCTCTGGAGCACTGGAAACTGGCTCTTGGCTTCTCAGTTGAAAAAGCTGACGGTACTATCGTGCCACCGCCGTTTCCTGTTCTTACTTGGTTGTGGAACTCGATTAAAGTTGCAGGTATTTCATCAATCTTGATTGTGTGTCTATCTACCACTTCGGCTTACGCTTTTGCTCGTATGAAGTTCAAAGGTAAGAACACGATCCTAAAAGCGATGATGATCTTCCAGATGTTCCCAGCAGTATTGGCTCTGGTTGCTCTTTACGCACTGTTTGACAAGCTAGGTCAATACATCCCATTCCTAGGTTTGAACACCCACGGTGGTCTTATCTTTGCTTACTTGGGTGGTATCGCACTGCACGTTTGGACAATCAAGGGTTACTTCGAAACGATCGATGGTTCATTAGAAGAAGCTGCTGCACTTGACGGCGCGACACCATGGCAAGCATTCCGCCTGGTTCTACTGCCACTTTCAGTGCCAATTCTAGCGGTTGTATTTATTCTGTCGTTCATCATGGTTGTTGGTGAAGTACCTGTAGCGTCACTACTACTTTCTGATGTAAACTCGTACACACTAGCAGTTGGTATGCAGCAATACTTGCACCCACAAAACTACCTATGGGGTGATTTTGCGGCGGCAGCAGTACTGTCAGCATTCCCGATTACTATCGTATTCTTACTTGCACAGCGTTGGCTGGTTGGTGGTCTAACCGCTGGCGGTGTTAAAGGATAA
- the malF gene encoding maltose ABC transporter permease MalF, translating to MQSVQSTDAMTSPATSMPSSKSVFIKWALLGSVGLVNGYATILMYSRGELAFALLTVILTALALYVFGSKKTYAHRYIYPGIAGMILFILFPLAYTVGLAFTNYSAKNQLSFERAQSVLLDRTFQSGDSYSFNLYHVDNGHQIVINKDGELLASPVFQESELADQDFDLTPVSAEQGEKAAIKDIIALRSKLSGIDLIFPSGDAVRMSGLRKFAAVEPLYTLQEDGESLQDNRSGDLLRPNAAVGFYQPVDENGEFVGNTVAPGYIVGIGTHNFERVWKDDGIKQPFISIFIWTMVFSAASVALTMMIGLVLASVVQWEALKGRAIYRVLLILPYAVPAFISILIFKGLFNQSFGEVNMVLENLFGISPSWFSDPFLAKLMIIIVNTWLGFPYMMILCMGLLKAIPDDLYEASAIDGSNFISNFTTITLPLMIKPLTPLLIASFAFNFNNFVLIQLLTNGGPNMIGTSEPAGYTDLLVNYTYRIAFEGSGGQDFGLASAIATLIFLLVGALALLNLRVTKVAQD from the coding sequence ATGCAGTCAGTTCAAAGTACAGATGCAATGACATCTCCAGCAACGAGCATGCCGTCAAGCAAGAGTGTCTTTATTAAATGGGCTCTTCTTGGTTCCGTTGGTCTGGTTAATGGTTACGCGACGATTCTAATGTACTCGCGTGGTGAGTTGGCTTTTGCACTTTTGACCGTTATCTTAACGGCGCTTGCCCTTTACGTTTTCGGTAGCAAGAAGACTTACGCACACCGTTATATTTATCCAGGTATCGCGGGGATGATTCTTTTCATCCTATTCCCTCTTGCCTACACAGTCGGACTCGCTTTCACTAACTATAGTGCTAAGAACCAACTCTCTTTTGAACGTGCGCAAAGCGTACTTCTCGACAGAACATTCCAAAGTGGTGACAGTTATTCATTTAACCTTTACCACGTAGACAATGGCCATCAGATTGTTATCAACAAAGACGGTGAACTCCTTGCTTCACCGGTATTCCAAGAATCTGAACTGGCTGACCAAGATTTTGACCTGACACCTGTTTCGGCAGAGCAAGGGGAAAAAGCGGCGATTAAAGATATCATTGCCCTGCGTTCTAAGCTTTCAGGCATTGACCTAATTTTCCCATCGGGTGATGCAGTGCGCATGAGTGGCCTACGTAAGTTCGCTGCTGTAGAGCCGCTTTACACCCTTCAAGAAGATGGTGAGAGCTTACAAGATAATCGTTCTGGTGATTTGCTTCGTCCAAACGCTGCGGTGGGTTTCTACCAGCCTGTTGACGAAAATGGCGAGTTTGTTGGCAATACAGTTGCACCAGGCTACATCGTTGGTATAGGTACGCACAACTTCGAGCGTGTATGGAAAGACGATGGCATCAAGCAGCCATTCATTAGCATCTTTATTTGGACAATGGTGTTCTCAGCGGCCAGCGTTGCTTTAACCATGATGATTGGTCTTGTACTTGCCAGTGTGGTTCAGTGGGAAGCGTTGAAAGGCCGCGCCATTTACCGCGTACTTCTGATTCTTCCATACGCAGTGCCAGCCTTCATCTCGATTCTTATCTTTAAAGGTCTCTTCAACCAGAGCTTTGGTGAAGTGAACATGGTGCTAGAGAATCTATTCGGCATTAGCCCATCTTGGTTCTCAGACCCGTTCCTCGCGAAATTGATGATTATCATCGTGAACACTTGGCTAGGCTTCCCTTACATGATGATTCTATGTATGGGTCTACTCAAAGCGATTCCTGATGATCTCTATGAAGCATCGGCTATCGATGGCTCAAACTTCATCTCGAACTTTACAACCATTACGTTGCCACTGATGATTAAACCGCTAACGCCGCTATTGATTGCGAGTTTCGCGTTTAACTTCAATAACTTCGTATTGATTCAGCTCCTGACAAACGGTGGTCCAAACATGATTGGTACCTCTGAACCTGCGGGCTACACTGACCTACTTGTTAACTACACCTACCGTATCGCGTTTGAGGGTTCTGGTGGTCAAGACTTCGGTCTAGCAAGTGCAATCGCTACGCTTATCTTCCTACTCGTAGGTGCTCTAGCGTTGCTTAACCTACGCGTAACTAAAGTAGCTCAGGACTAA
- the malE gene encoding maltose/maltodextrin ABC transporter substrate-binding protein MalE → MKNALSTVALSTLVALGSFGANAAIEEGQLTIWINGDKGYNGLAEVGKKFEEETGIKVSVAHPDGLENRFPQVAATGDGPDIVFWAHDRFGGYAEAGLLAEIKPSKEIKEGVVDFAWDAVTYDGKYIGYPVAVESLSLIYNKDLVPNPPKNWEEVEALDKELQKDGKKAIMWNLKEPYFTWPLMAADGGYAFKYTSAGYDVKDAGIANQGVKDSMNFVKGLVDKGVISPDMDYSVSEAEFSQGNVAMTINGPWAWGNIETAGVNYGVTTLPKFQGQASKPFVGVLTAGISTASPNKDLAVEFIENYLLTNDGLRMVNDDKPLGAVALNSFQRELDADARIAATMDNAMNGEIMPNIPQMNAFWGSAKSAIINVVDGRQTVDAALADAESQMTK, encoded by the coding sequence ATGAAAAATGCCCTAAGCACTGTAGCACTTAGTACTCTAGTTGCTCTTGGCTCGTTTGGCGCAAACGCTGCTATCGAAGAAGGACAATTGACTATCTGGATCAACGGTGACAAAGGTTACAACGGTCTAGCGGAAGTTGGTAAGAAGTTTGAAGAAGAGACAGGTATTAAAGTATCTGTTGCTCACCCAGACGGCCTAGAAAACCGTTTCCCACAAGTTGCAGCGACAGGTGATGGTCCTGATATCGTGTTCTGGGCTCACGACCGTTTCGGTGGTTACGCAGAAGCAGGTCTTCTAGCAGAAATTAAACCTTCTAAAGAGATCAAAGAAGGCGTTGTTGATTTCGCATGGGACGCAGTAACTTACGATGGTAAGTACATCGGCTACCCAGTAGCAGTAGAGTCTCTATCTCTAATCTACAACAAAGACCTAGTGCCAAACCCACCTAAGAACTGGGAAGAAGTTGAAGCTCTAGACAAAGAACTTCAAAAAGATGGCAAGAAAGCGATCATGTGGAACCTAAAAGAACCGTACTTCACATGGCCTCTAATGGCAGCTGACGGCGGTTACGCATTCAAATACACATCAGCTGGCTACGATGTTAAAGATGCAGGTATCGCAAACCAAGGCGTTAAAGACTCTATGAACTTTGTTAAAGGTCTTGTAGACAAAGGCGTTATCTCTCCAGATATGGATTACTCAGTATCTGAAGCTGAGTTCAGCCAAGGTAACGTAGCGATGACAATCAACGGCCCATGGGCTTGGGGTAACATCGAAACAGCTGGCGTAAACTACGGCGTAACGACTCTACCTAAGTTCCAAGGTCAAGCTTCTAAACCATTCGTTGGTGTTCTAACTGCGGGTATCAGCACAGCGTCTCCTAATAAAGATCTAGCGGTTGAGTTCATCGAGAACTACCTACTGACTAACGATGGTCTACGTATGGTTAACGACGACAAGCCACTAGGTGCGGTTGCTCTTAACTCTTTCCAACGTGAGCTTGATGCTGACGCACGTATCGCTGCGACAATGGACAACGCGATGAACGGCGAAATCATGCCAAATATTCCTCAGATGAACGCATTCTGGGGCAGCGCTAAGAGCGCAATCATCAACGTTGTTGATGGCCGTCAAACTGTAGATGCAGCGCTTGCAGATGCAGAATCACAAATGACTAAGTAA
- the malK gene encoding maltose/maltodextrin ABC transporter ATP-binding protein MalK: protein MASVTLKNVCKAYGDVLISKNVDLDIKEGEFVVFVGPSGCGKSTLLRCIAGLEDITSGDLYIGEQRMNDVEPSKRGVGMVFQSYALYPHLNLYDNMSFGLKLAKADKAEIDKRVEHAAEILQLSHLLERQPKALSGGQRQRVAIGRTLVSQPNLFLLDEPLSNLDAALRVQMRSEITKLQRKLGCTMIYVTHDQVEAMTMADKIVVLDGGYVSQVGRPLELYHYPQNRFVAGFIGSPKMNFMSVFIEEAEKERVKVQLSNGTSFWIPVDGTTVTRGERMSMGVRPEHLLKSGEGDATIDGTVMIVEKLGNETQAYLNLKGSDSDVIFRQPDTLEVEVGDSLSIGIPAHRCHLFHSDGRACRRLFKERGVDFEELEVA, encoded by the coding sequence ATGGCGAGTGTCACATTAAAAAACGTATGTAAAGCATACGGCGATGTATTGATTTCTAAGAATGTTGACTTAGACATTAAAGAAGGCGAGTTTGTTGTCTTCGTTGGCCCATCAGGTTGTGGTAAATCAACGCTACTGCGTTGTATTGCAGGTCTGGAAGATATTACTTCTGGTGATCTATACATCGGCGAACAGCGCATGAACGATGTTGAACCATCAAAGCGTGGTGTTGGCATGGTATTCCAATCTTACGCTCTATACCCTCACTTGAACCTATACGACAACATGTCTTTTGGTCTTAAACTAGCTAAAGCAGACAAAGCAGAAATCGACAAACGTGTTGAACACGCAGCAGAAATCCTGCAGCTAAGCCACTTACTTGAGCGTCAACCTAAAGCGCTATCAGGTGGTCAACGTCAGCGTGTAGCTATCGGTCGTACACTGGTATCTCAGCCAAACTTATTCCTATTGGATGAGCCATTATCAAACCTTGATGCGGCTCTGCGTGTACAGATGCGCTCTGAAATCACTAAGCTACAACGCAAACTGGGTTGTACAATGATTTACGTAACGCACGACCAAGTAGAAGCAATGACAATGGCAGACAAAATCGTCGTTCTTGATGGCGGTTATGTTTCTCAAGTTGGTCGTCCACTAGAGCTATACCACTACCCACAAAACCGCTTCGTTGCTGGCTTTATTGGCTCGCCAAAGATGAACTTCATGAGCGTTTTCATTGAAGAAGCAGAAAAAGAGCGCGTAAAAGTACAGCTTTCTAACGGTACCTCTTTCTGGATCCCTGTTGATGGTACAACTGTGACTCGCGGTGAGCGCATGTCTATGGGTGTTCGCCCTGAGCACTTACTAAAATCAGGTGAAGGCGATGCAACTATCGACGGCACAGTGATGATAGTAGAGAAGCTGGGTAACGAAACTCAAGCTTATCTAAACCTAAAAGGCTCTGATTCAGATGTTATCTTCCGCCAACCAGATACGCTAGAAGTTGAAGTGGGCGATTCATTGAGCATCGGTATTCCTGCACATCGTTGTCACCTATTCCACAGCGATGGTCGCGCATGCCGCCGCCTATTCAAAGAACGTGGTGTGGACTTCGAAGAGCTTGAAGTTGCCTAA
- a CDS encoding DUF3612 domain-containing protein, whose amino-acid sequence MSLSKSLVRQSHFLGTKIRNLRKRNHLTMEDLSARCIRIDPDYAPSVSYLSMIERGKRVPSVDMLSVIAQVFQKDPAWFLDDEPEQEAITPDKGRRGGISGMALEPSFLFSNDILQIAIPEMLSQAGITGRQFAHLLIRAHQESNQNHFPDLERAAEEVGLKRLNLSVEDLIDIAQSLGVNIRWIQRTPQDVVDELGVSSKQVISSFFEPPSTIYLNEVLKDYPTRLKYDLGVYIGHCVLHNRESLKNVLLVGSANTWEDNIHQSSQVELNSQDILQAWRDFESSFFAGALLCPKVPFRQLLDRNGYEISVHQKAGVSPSVAMRRMTVVSPYPHWHYFDAYGQNKLKAVYRGNGIPLPWGNMRQVNDPCQHWAVFRRLSEPQSGSSAQISILHVGDEPRIYCCESANMMDLAGNNRVLCAGIDLNPAIEAQGGDAVSMAEQLKKVCVQSGGSAQIPLSIRKDLTTIAKILNINWIERGVNGPARVICARGAACPREPSCYGDPISVVEKTF is encoded by the coding sequence ATGAGCCTGTCAAAAAGCCTAGTCCGCCAATCCCATTTTCTTGGCACCAAGATACGTAATCTACGTAAGCGTAACCATTTAACCATGGAAGACCTCTCTGCGCGCTGCATTCGCATCGACCCAGATTACGCCCCTTCGGTGTCTTATCTCTCCATGATAGAGCGCGGCAAGCGTGTCCCGAGTGTGGACATGCTGTCGGTGATCGCTCAAGTGTTCCAAAAAGACCCTGCTTGGTTCCTCGATGATGAGCCAGAGCAAGAAGCCATTACCCCTGATAAAGGGCGTAGAGGGGGGATTAGCGGGATGGCATTGGAGCCTAGTTTTCTGTTTTCTAATGATATTTTGCAAATTGCCATCCCAGAAATGCTTTCTCAGGCCGGTATCACCGGGCGACAGTTTGCTCATTTACTCATTCGAGCCCACCAAGAGAGCAATCAAAACCATTTTCCAGACTTAGAACGGGCGGCTGAAGAGGTCGGGCTCAAGCGACTGAACCTCAGCGTTGAAGATTTAATCGATATCGCCCAATCTCTAGGCGTAAACATTCGCTGGATACAGCGTACGCCGCAAGACGTGGTTGATGAGTTAGGGGTGAGCAGTAAGCAAGTCATCAGCTCTTTCTTTGAGCCCCCCAGTACCATTTATCTTAATGAGGTACTGAAAGACTACCCGACTCGGTTGAAATACGACTTAGGGGTGTATATCGGCCACTGCGTTCTGCACAACCGTGAGAGCCTTAAAAATGTGTTGTTGGTGGGCAGTGCTAACACCTGGGAAGACAACATTCACCAGAGCTCTCAGGTAGAACTCAACTCACAAGATATTCTGCAAGCGTGGCGTGACTTCGAGTCGAGTTTCTTTGCAGGCGCCCTGCTCTGCCCTAAAGTCCCCTTTAGGCAACTTCTCGACCGTAATGGTTACGAAATAAGTGTGCATCAGAAAGCAGGCGTCTCTCCTTCTGTCGCTATGCGTAGGATGACCGTTGTCTCTCCTTATCCACACTGGCACTACTTTGATGCTTATGGCCAAAATAAACTGAAAGCGGTTTATCGCGGAAATGGTATTCCGCTTCCGTGGGGAAATATGCGTCAGGTTAACGACCCATGTCAGCACTGGGCGGTATTCCGTCGTTTATCAGAACCGCAATCTGGCAGTTCGGCGCAAATCTCAATTTTGCATGTGGGGGATGAGCCAAGGATCTACTGCTGTGAGTCTGCAAACATGATGGACTTAGCGGGTAACAACCGTGTCTTGTGCGCAGGTATCGATCTTAACCCCGCCATTGAGGCACAAGGCGGTGATGCGGTCAGTATGGCCGAACAGCTTAAAAAGGTGTGTGTCCAGTCTGGCGGTAGCGCGCAAATTCCGCTTTCGATTCGCAAAGATCTCACCACAATCGCCAAAATTCTCAATATCAATTGGATTGAAAGAGGCGTTAACGGCCCAGCGAGAGTGATTTGTGCGCGTGGAGCGGCGTGTCCAAGAGAGCCGAGTTGCTATGGCGACCCAATATCTGTGGTGGAGAAAACGTTTTAA
- a CDS encoding DUF3541 domain-containing protein: protein MSQSLTFIRNTFSTSWWISFTLASALLSPLSWSSNPLNESDTAELIKLTYETKLDTLPLFKQGHYGLRLYRQTHNPKYIPAIESDLTRIADRLNLFAQTVDSDEEIAAYSLKRLLGYLDDYDERSRRRYHATQWNPEYLYLGVDLLGSMARANEYGLKHQQDEKLRSILKRYDFTFFVTDRDMIQAWAAQLANQVYWLKQLGEDDYTELFIKRFKEVYPDHKDSELTKQQYMNKLYGMTHIILADSEYYQTTVTESDHQWIYNYFRENIEHILAVTKEDVIAEVGICFLLAGLDDDPVVTKSKEVIKQSVDLQQGMVPSVTGSFDFAYGEHRNVLAIMLLDWQTPKLGPTIQHNPQVFINLPQGLIPK from the coding sequence ATGTCGCAATCACTGACATTCATACGCAATACATTTTCAACTTCGTGGTGGATTTCATTTACGCTTGCATCCGCTCTGCTGTCCCCCCTATCATGGTCCAGCAACCCGCTAAACGAATCGGATACTGCCGAGTTGATCAAGCTCACCTACGAAACCAAACTCGATACTCTACCTCTATTTAAACAAGGGCATTATGGTCTGCGCTTATATCGCCAGACACACAACCCCAAGTACATTCCTGCTATTGAGAGTGACTTAACCCGGATCGCTGACCGCCTCAACCTCTTCGCTCAAACGGTAGACAGCGATGAAGAGATTGCCGCTTATTCTCTTAAGCGCTTGCTAGGGTATCTCGATGATTATGATGAAAGAAGTCGCCGCCGTTACCATGCGACACAGTGGAACCCTGAATATCTCTATCTCGGTGTTGACTTGCTAGGCTCAATGGCACGAGCTAATGAGTATGGCCTCAAGCATCAACAAGATGAAAAGCTAAGAAGCATCCTAAAACGCTATGACTTCACTTTTTTTGTTACAGACCGAGATATGATTCAAGCGTGGGCAGCCCAACTCGCCAACCAGGTCTATTGGCTCAAGCAACTAGGTGAAGATGATTACACCGAACTCTTCATTAAGCGCTTTAAAGAGGTCTATCCTGACCACAAAGACAGTGAGCTGACCAAGCAGCAATACATGAATAAACTGTATGGGATGACACACATCATCTTAGCTGATTCTGAGTACTATCAAACAACAGTTACCGAATCTGACCATCAATGGATCTACAACTACTTTAGAGAGAATATCGAACATATTTTGGCGGTAACTAAAGAGGACGTCATTGCTGAAGTGGGGATCTGTTTTCTACTTGCGGGGCTAGACGATGATCCTGTGGTCACAAAATCGAAAGAAGTGATTAAACAGTCGGTGGACCTACAACAAGGTATGGTGCCCTCCGTCACTGGTAGCTTTGATTTTGCCTATGGCGAACATCGTAACGTGCTTGCTATTATGTTGTTAGATTGGCAAACACCTAAGCTAGGCCCAACAATTCAGCACAATCCGCAAGTATTCATTAACCTACCTCAAGGGTTAATTCCCAAGTAA
- a CDS encoding glycoside hydrolase family 16 protein, whose product MRPTKNGMDSLCITTTLLASICASNVYAAAEEYQLVWADEFDYTGLPDSEKWGYETGYVRNNELQYYTEADPLNAYVSDGHLKIIARRPHATHPKVTSASLTTENIVDWTYGKIEVRAKLPTEKGMWPAIWTLGSNIRKVYWPKSGEIDIMEYVTSKLGVIHSNTVYFDYDLNTKQQKNGNATRIEELEAFYTYAIEWTPESIRFFVDDKQHHEFHIDVVDKDRNPFHKPHYLIMNLAVGGAWAGEPDYSSFPATFTIDYVRVYQKTQSQ is encoded by the coding sequence ATGCGACCGACAAAAAATGGTATGGATTCACTCTGTATAACAACCACTCTCTTAGCCTCGATTTGTGCCAGCAATGTGTATGCTGCTGCAGAGGAGTATCAACTTGTCTGGGCTGATGAGTTTGATTACACCGGCCTTCCTGACTCAGAGAAGTGGGGCTACGAAACCGGTTATGTGCGTAACAACGAGCTGCAATATTATACTGAAGCAGACCCGCTCAACGCTTATGTGTCCGATGGTCATCTCAAGATCATCGCAAGACGTCCACACGCCACTCACCCCAAAGTGACTTCTGCCAGCCTCACCACTGAAAATATCGTTGACTGGACTTACGGAAAAATTGAAGTAAGAGCTAAGCTGCCAACAGAAAAAGGCATGTGGCCGGCTATCTGGACGCTAGGCAGCAATATAAGAAAAGTTTACTGGCCCAAAAGTGGTGAGATTGACATCATGGAGTACGTCACCAGTAAATTGGGGGTCATACACAGTAATACGGTGTATTTCGATTATGACCTGAATACGAAACAACAGAAAAATGGCAACGCGACACGGATTGAAGAGTTAGAGGCGTTCTATACCTACGCCATTGAATGGACCCCTGAGAGCATTCGCTTTTTCGTCGACGATAAACAACACCATGAGTTTCATATCGATGTTGTTGATAAGGACAGAAACCCTTTCCACAAGCCCCACTACTTAATTATGAACCTTGCCGTGGGTGGAGCTTGGGCTGGGGAGCCCGACTATAGCTCATTCCCAGCCACATTCACGATTGACTATGTTCGCGTCTATCAAAAAACTCAAAGCCAATAA
- a CDS encoding pyrimidine/purine nucleoside phosphorylase yields MIKENSYFEGGVKSLGFSQQGAESSVGVMAPGEYTFGTVAAERMTVVKGALTIKRLTDSEWTTFSSGEAFEVDAESSFDLKVETATAYLCEYL; encoded by the coding sequence ATGATTAAGGAAAACAGTTATTTTGAAGGTGGTGTGAAGTCACTGGGTTTCTCTCAACAGGGAGCAGAGAGCAGTGTTGGTGTGATGGCACCAGGCGAATATACATTTGGTACGGTAGCTGCCGAGCGAATGACCGTTGTTAAAGGCGCTTTAACCATTAAACGCCTCACTGACAGTGAATGGACAACATTCAGCTCTGGCGAGGCATTTGAGGTGGACGCTGAATCATCGTTTGACCTTAAAGTCGAAACAGCAACGGCGTATCTTTGCGAGTATCTATAA
- a CDS encoding mechanosensitive ion channel family protein — translation MLENLIREASALLGDWQQSVLAITIGSLIVWGLWRILYQRLDTITNNTRFSWDESLLHAAKSPISVLIWFWPATLSIGVVLDYFSDTPHAWLATIKHILLILIFIWFCTRLVGEIESHALKSEKHDPSTIEAIGKVARLFFFVIGLLTIIQSLGVSLTGLLTFGGVGGLVVGLAAKDLLSNFFGGMMIYFDRPFKIGDWIRSPDRQIEGTVERIGWRMTVIRTFDKRPLYIPNSVFSSIVVENPSRMHNRRISENIGIRYQDAAQLESIVNEVKTMLKTHPEIDTSQTLIVNFNGYGASSLDLMVYTFTKTVNWVYFHEVKQDVLIKTLAIIHRHDADIAFPTQTLNVVTQSNEEPPVQ, via the coding sequence ATGTTAGAAAATCTAATCCGCGAAGCCAGCGCATTGCTGGGCGACTGGCAGCAAAGCGTACTGGCGATCACTATTGGCAGTTTGATTGTTTGGGGCTTGTGGCGCATCTTGTATCAACGCCTCGATACCATTACCAATAACACGCGCTTCAGCTGGGATGAGAGCTTACTGCATGCCGCAAAGTCACCCATCAGCGTATTAATTTGGTTTTGGCCTGCTACACTCTCTATCGGTGTTGTGCTTGATTACTTTTCTGATACGCCACACGCTTGGCTTGCCACAATCAAACACATCTTACTGATCCTGATATTTATCTGGTTCTGTACCCGCCTTGTGGGTGAAATTGAAAGTCATGCACTTAAATCAGAAAAGCATGACCCCTCGACCATTGAAGCGATTGGTAAGGTCGCTCGACTATTCTTCTTCGTCATTGGTTTGCTCACTATTATTCAGAGCTTGGGCGTCAGCCTAACCGGTCTTTTGACCTTCGGTGGTGTGGGTGGTTTGGTTGTCGGTCTGGCGGCGAAAGATCTCCTATCTAACTTCTTCGGCGGCATGATGATCTACTTTGACCGCCCATTTAAAATCGGCGACTGGATCCGCTCTCCAGATAGACAAATTGAAGGCACAGTGGAACGTATCGGTTGGCGTATGACGGTTATCCGCACATTTGACAAGCGACCTCTTTACATTCCCAACTCTGTCTTTAGCAGCATTGTGGTGGAGAACCCGTCGCGTATGCACAATCGTCGTATATCGGAAAATATCGGTATTCGCTATCAAGATGCTGCGCAGCTCGAGAGTATTGTGAATGAAGTCAAAACCATGCTGAAAACACATCCAGAGATTGATACTTCTCAGACGCTCATTGTTAACTTCAACGGCTATGGCGCATCGTCTCTCGATTTGATGGTTTACACCTTCACCAAGACGGTGAACTGGGTCTATTTCCATGAAGTGAAGCAAGATGTTCTGATCAAGACCTTAGCCATCATTCACCGCCACGATGCGGATATTGCCTTTCCGACTCAAACACTCAATGTCGTCACACAGTCGAATGAAGAGCCGCCCGTTCAGTAA
- the aroG gene encoding 3-deoxy-7-phosphoheptulonate synthase AroG produces the protein MFQTDDVRISKVKELLPPVAVLEKFPTTEVAAATTYNSRKSISNMLKGDDDRLLVIIGPCSIHDPEAALEYGKRLKVLREELGDKLEVVMRVYFEKPRTTVGWKGLINDPYLNDTFKINDGLRMGRKLLLDLTDMGMPTAGEFLDMITPQYVGDLISWGAIGARTTESQVHRELASGVSCPVGFKNGTDGNIKIASDAIRSASASHHFLSVTKYGHSAIVETAGNEDCHLILRGGKEPNYSAEHVAAIKSELEASGLPQKVMIDFSHANSSKQYQRQMLVAEDVCGQIAGGEQAIFGVMIESHLVEGRQDLVDGCAPTYGQSITDACIGWDDTEKVLRQLAAAVEARRNG, from the coding sequence ATGTTTCAAACCGATGATGTAAGAATTAGCAAAGTAAAAGAACTTTTGCCACCAGTGGCGGTTTTAGAGAAGTTTCCAACAACGGAAGTCGCTGCAGCTACCACGTATAACAGTCGCAAAAGCATTTCAAACATGCTGAAAGGCGATGATGATCGTCTGTTGGTGATTATCGGCCCATGTTCGATTCATGATCCTGAAGCGGCGCTAGAGTATGGTAAGCGCCTAAAGGTTCTGCGTGAAGAGTTGGGTGACAAGCTCGAAGTGGTCATGCGTGTTTACTTTGAAAAGCCGCGTACCACGGTTGGCTGGAAAGGACTGATCAACGACCCTTACTTGAACGATACATTTAAGATTAATGATGGCTTGCGTATGGGGCGTAAGCTTCTGCTCGACCTGACTGATATGGGGATGCCGACAGCGGGTGAGTTCCTGGATATGATCACGCCTCAATATGTCGGTGATTTGATCAGTTGGGGTGCGATTGGCGCACGTACTACAGAGTCTCAAGTTCACCGAGAGCTCGCGTCTGGTGTGTCATGCCCAGTGGGTTTCAAAAACGGTACCGATGGCAACATTAAGATCGCGTCTGACGCAATTCGCTCTGCAAGTGCCTCACACCACTTCTTATCAGTGACAAAATACGGTCACTCTGCAATCGTTGAAACGGCGGGTAATGAAGACTGTCACTTGATCCTACGTGGCGGAAAAGAGCCAAACTACAGTGCCGAGCATGTTGCAGCGATTAAGAGCGAGCTTGAAGCTTCAGGTTTGCCACAAAAGGTGATGATTGACTTTAGCCATGCAAATAGCTCAAAGCAGTACCAACGTCAGATGCTCGTCGCAGAAGATGTGTGTGGTCAAATTGCGGGCGGTGAGCAGGCGATCTTTGGTGTGATGATCGAGTCGCACCTAGTGGAAGGACGTCAAGATTTGGTTGACGGCTGTGCTCCAACGTACGGTCAATCGATTACCGATGCGTGTATTGGGTGGGATGATACAGAAAAAGTATTGCGCCAACTTGCCGCAGCAGTGGAAGCGCGTCGTAACGGTTAA